In one window of Pseudomonas sp. IAC-BECa141 DNA:
- a CDS encoding DUF4350 domain-containing protein, which yields MNRRALWLSGGTLIVALLGALGIYLYLMATPYQAEVDHGPSPAAQANPYLAAEMFLRERGIEVTHAESLAVLPDIDPRQHTLLMFNDRSKMTPRQVDQALNWARAGGRLVFVAESIWDEKTGQSNDLLLDRVQLHQSFTKDLEGTPPDAAEDPYPNLTKLYLEDEDAPAYAGFDTAFHLDDPKNLAQAWANSAKATHMMQLAFGLGTITVVTDADLWKTPAIAQHDNAWLLWYLSADTVVTLLYNTEHDSLPTLLWRYFPQAIVALLALIGLWLWHVGVRHGPVQAPAPRSRRQLMEHLRASAGFNLRHNGQQTLLQALQQDVLRRARHRHPGFDQLNVAEQWLVLSRLTRQPTRAISQALSPAPKRRMSDAEFCRQVAHLQALRNTL from the coding sequence TTGAACCGGCGTGCGCTCTGGCTTTCGGGTGGCACGCTTATCGTCGCCCTGCTCGGTGCGCTGGGCATTTATCTGTACCTCATGGCCACGCCTTACCAGGCCGAAGTCGATCATGGCCCGTCCCCCGCCGCGCAAGCCAATCCTTATCTGGCGGCGGAGATGTTTCTGCGCGAACGCGGAATCGAGGTCACTCACGCCGAAAGCCTCGCCGTGTTGCCCGACATCGATCCGCGCCAGCACACACTGCTGATGTTCAATGACCGCTCGAAAATGACTCCGCGTCAGGTCGATCAGGCTCTGAACTGGGCCCGGGCCGGCGGAAGGCTGGTGTTCGTCGCCGAATCGATCTGGGATGAGAAGACCGGCCAGAGCAACGACCTGCTGCTCGACCGCGTGCAACTGCATCAATCCTTCACCAAGGATCTCGAGGGAACGCCACCGGATGCCGCCGAAGATCCATACCCCAATCTGACCAAGCTCTACCTGGAAGACGAAGACGCCCCGGCCTATGCCGGATTCGACACCGCGTTCCACCTCGACGACCCGAAAAACCTCGCCCAGGCCTGGGCCAACAGCGCGAAAGCCACGCACATGATGCAACTGGCTTTCGGCCTCGGCACGATCACCGTGGTCACCGATGCCGACCTGTGGAAAACCCCGGCGATTGCGCAACACGACAATGCCTGGCTGCTCTGGTACCTCAGCGCCGACACCGTCGTGACCTTGTTGTACAACACTGAACACGACAGTCTGCCGACCCTGCTCTGGCGCTATTTCCCACAAGCCATCGTCGCCCTGCTCGCGCTGATCGGTCTGTGGCTGTGGCATGTCGGCGTGCGTCACGGCCCGGTGCAGGCGCCCGCCCCGCGCAGTCGTCGGCAGTTGATGGAACACCTGCGCGCCAGTGCCGGTTTCAACCTGCGTCACAACGGACAACAGACCTTGCTGCAAGCGTTGCAGCAGGACGTCCTGCGCCGCGCCCGTCACCGTCATCCCGGTTTCGATCAACTGAATGTCGCCGAACAATGGCTGGTGCTGTCGCGTCTGACCCGCCAGCCGACCCGTGCCATCAGCCAGGCCCTGAGCCCGGCACCGAAGCGGCGCATGTCCGACGCCGAATTCTGCCGTCAGGTCGCCCACCTGCAAGCCTTGAGGAACACGCTATGA
- a CDS encoding AAA family ATPase has product MTEHIEPGSPGHAAQQRQRASQLAQAVRGELQKALIGQNPVIDDVLTALIAGGHVLLEGVPGLGKTLLVRALAKCFGGEFARIQFTPDLMPSDVTGHAVYDLQTEQFKLRKGPLFTHLLLADEINRAPAKTQAALLEAMQERQVTLEGRALPIAQPFMVLATQNPIEQEGTYPLPEAELDRFMLKVRMDYPDADQELDMVRQVSRSTRADMLDVQPLRTVLQAKDVQALQRIASDLPLDDQVLDYAVRLARSTRTWPGLTLGAGPRASIALVRCARARALLRGGEFVIPDDIKGCALVVLRHRVRLAPELDIEGLQVDQVLQQLLDQVPAPRL; this is encoded by the coding sequence ATGACCGAACACATAGAACCCGGCTCGCCCGGCCACGCGGCCCAGCAACGCCAGCGAGCCAGTCAGTTGGCCCAAGCAGTGCGCGGCGAATTGCAGAAAGCGCTGATCGGCCAGAACCCGGTGATCGACGACGTGCTGACCGCACTGATCGCCGGTGGCCACGTGCTGCTCGAAGGCGTTCCCGGTCTCGGCAAAACCTTGTTGGTACGCGCCTTGGCAAAGTGCTTTGGCGGCGAGTTTGCGCGCATCCAGTTCACCCCGGACCTGATGCCCAGCGACGTCACCGGCCACGCGGTCTACGACCTGCAGACCGAGCAGTTCAAACTGCGCAAAGGCCCGTTGTTCACCCACCTGCTGCTGGCCGACGAGATCAACCGCGCCCCGGCCAAGACGCAAGCCGCCCTGCTCGAAGCGATGCAGGAACGTCAGGTCACCCTCGAAGGTCGCGCCCTGCCGATAGCCCAGCCGTTCATGGTGCTCGCCACGCAAAACCCGATCGAACAGGAAGGCACTTACCCGCTGCCCGAGGCCGAGCTCGACCGTTTCATGCTCAAGGTGCGCATGGATTACCCCGACGCCGATCAGGAGCTGGACATGGTGCGGCAGGTCAGCCGCTCGACCCGCGCCGACATGCTCGACGTGCAGCCGCTGCGCACCGTGTTGCAGGCCAAGGACGTGCAAGCCCTGCAACGCATCGCCAGTGATTTGCCGCTGGACGATCAAGTGCTCGATTACGCCGTGCGCCTGGCGCGCAGCACCCGTACCTGGCCGGGGCTGACCCTCGGTGCCGGACCTCGCGCCTCCATTGCACTGGTGCGCTGCGCCCGCGCCCGGGCCTTGTTGCGCGGTGGCGAATTCGTGATCCCGGACGACATCAAGGGCTGCGCGCTGGTGGTGCTGCGTCACCGGGTGCGCCTCGCACCGGAACTGGACATCGAAGGACTGCAAGTTGATCAAGTCCTTCAGCAACTGCTTGACCAAGTACCGGCGCCGCGCCTGTGA
- a CDS encoding DUF58 domain-containing protein has product MKPSRRLLIWLAILLAIGIVLGALQALDVEVPSSLLSINWGLLLALFALSLLDALRLRRLPSPRVQRQMPGSLALGRWSEVRLEVEHDFDQPLAIQIFDHVPDGLSFENLPLDTELQPGQSSLIGYRLRPLKRGHFTFDTCELNLPSPLGLWSGKRLLNITDHTRVYPDFARLYGGQLLAVDNWLSQLGIRQRQRRGQGMEFHQLREFREGDSLRQIDWKATARHRTPIAREYEDERDQQIVFMLDCGRNMRSQDGELSHFDHALNACLLLSYVALRHGDAVGLMTFASDQPRFIAPVKGAGQLKALLNSVYDLDSTQRTADYPAAVNRLLARQTRRALVVLMSNLREEDDEGVLSAVKLLSQHHPVLLVSLREMAPDLLRRSSVQTLQEALSYCGAVDYLNTRANIQERLSTHGCPVLDTRAEKLNHELVTRYLAWKKSGVLQ; this is encoded by the coding sequence GTGAAACCCTCGCGTCGTTTGTTGATCTGGCTGGCAATTCTGCTGGCCATCGGCATTGTCCTGGGCGCGTTACAGGCGCTGGATGTGGAAGTGCCATCGAGCCTGTTGTCGATCAACTGGGGTTTGCTGCTGGCGCTGTTCGCGCTGAGCCTGCTGGACGCGCTGCGCCTCAGGCGCCTGCCCTCGCCCCGCGTGCAACGACAGATGCCCGGCAGCTTGGCATTAGGTCGCTGGAGCGAAGTGCGGCTGGAGGTAGAACATGATTTCGACCAACCACTGGCCATTCAGATCTTCGATCACGTACCCGATGGCCTGAGTTTCGAAAACCTGCCACTCGACACCGAGCTGCAACCGGGCCAGAGCAGCCTGATCGGCTATCGCCTGCGCCCGCTCAAACGCGGCCACTTCACCTTCGACACCTGCGAGCTCAACCTGCCGAGCCCCTTGGGTTTGTGGTCCGGCAAACGCCTGCTGAACATCACCGACCACACCCGCGTCTACCCCGACTTCGCCCGCCTCTACGGCGGCCAGTTACTGGCGGTCGACAACTGGCTCAGCCAGCTCGGCATACGCCAGCGCCAACGCCGTGGGCAGGGGATGGAATTCCATCAACTGCGGGAATTTCGCGAAGGCGACAGCCTGCGCCAGATCGACTGGAAAGCCACCGCCCGCCACCGCACGCCGATTGCCCGAGAGTACGAGGACGAACGGGATCAGCAGATTGTTTTCATGCTTGATTGCGGGCGGAACATGCGCAGTCAGGATGGGGAGCTGTCGCATTTCGATCATGCGTTGAATGCGTGTCTGTTGTTGAGTTATGTGGCGTTAAGGCATGGGGATGCGGTGGGGTTGATGACATTTGCCAGTGATCAGCCACGGTTTATTGCACCGGTCAAAGGAGCAGGACAGCTCAAGGCACTGCTAAACAGTGTTTATGATCTGGATAGCACGCAACGCACGGCCGATTACCCGGCAGCGGTGAACCGGTTACTGGCCAGACAGACGCGCCGGGCGCTGGTGGTATTGATGAGCAACCTTCGCGAAGAGGATGATGAGGGGGTACTGAGCGCCGTTAAACTCTTGAGCCAACATCATCCTGTTCTTTTAGTGAGTCTGCGCGAAATGGCTCCTGACCTTTTGCGCCGTTCATCAGTACAAACTTTGCAAGAGGCATTGTCCTACTGCGGTGCGGTTGATTACTTGAACACACGAGCCAACATCCAGGAACGACTCAGCACTCATGGATGCCCGGTGTTGGATACGCGTGCAGAAAAGTTGAATCATGAGCTTGTCACTCGGTATCTGGCCTGGAAGAAATCAGGCGTGCTGCAATGA